One window of the Candidatus Jettenia sp. genome contains the following:
- a CDS encoding bifunctional transaldolase/phosoglucose isomerase codes for MNPLLKLIEYGQSYWMDNLSRGMIKNGELKKRVTEQGLRGITSNPDIFNKAISNSNDYDEQIKHLVDEKRPVGEIYEELVVKDVQDACDILRPVFDASDGIDGYVSLEVSPYLAHDTEGTIEEAMRLYTAVKRPNVFIKIPGTPAGVPAIEHMLYEGVNVNITLLFSIESYEAVANAYIRALERRMAEGKPIQYVTSVASFFLSRIDTLTDQLLGHLIKPERSQEQTPKPEKLLGKAAIASAKLAYQSFKRIFSGDRWEKLVEKGARVQRPLWASTSTKNPFYHDLCYVEPLIGPNTVNTMPAVTIKAFADHGIIVGNSVEADSDKAQQTLNDLREVGIDLDFVTRQLVNEGIQKFIDPYNALMKTLAHMRQKFLTHSIARQAINYGELGSIIPAIYSSMDDQQFVRRLFAKDPLLWKSDPEQIKSIRNRLGWLDSIREFCRKAEGIKKFADEVKNDNFSHVVLLGMGGSSLCPEVCRETFGSATGWPQLVVLDNTDPTAVQDVESQINITSTLFLVSSKSGTTTETTCFYTYFYEQVKQSGKENPGKHFVAITDPGSSLVKEAHTKGFRYIFENPEDIGGRYSALSYFGLVPMALIGIDILSILDNAYQMQLSCGPAIPTESNPGATLGALLGMCHRYSRNKITFVFSESVDAFGSWVEQLLAESTGKEGQGLVPVIGEPLGSPEVYNNDRIFIYLYTIDQENKDIKEKLLALEKSGHPVVRIELRNMMNLGAEFYRWELVTAVASAVIGINPFDEPNVAESKKNTNDLLSEWKQKGSFSEGQPAIEAEGLAVYCDNSQKWLSHIKQDSLSQFLNTFLSLARSRDYITLLPYFLYTPKQNGILQTLRHKLRNHYKVATTLGYGPRYLHSTGQLHKGGPDTGIFILFTADTDKDIQIPGESWSFAVLQRGQALGDFRSLNNKGRRLIRIHLGKDIEQGLKKIDELL; via the coding sequence ATGAATCCATTACTCAAGCTCATAGAATATGGCCAAAGCTATTGGATGGATAACCTTTCTCGTGGCATGATCAAAAACGGTGAGTTGAAAAAACGTGTTACCGAACAAGGATTACGCGGAATTACCTCAAATCCGGATATTTTTAACAAAGCGATATCGAACAGCAATGATTATGATGAACAGATTAAACACCTTGTTGATGAGAAACGGCCTGTAGGAGAAATCTATGAAGAACTTGTTGTAAAGGATGTGCAAGATGCATGTGATATCCTGAGGCCGGTGTTTGATGCCTCAGATGGAATTGACGGCTATGTTAGCCTGGAAGTATCTCCTTATTTGGCTCATGATACCGAAGGCACGATAGAAGAAGCAATGCGATTGTACACTGCGGTAAAACGTCCAAATGTTTTTATTAAAATTCCTGGCACCCCTGCTGGCGTTCCGGCAATTGAGCACATGCTCTATGAGGGAGTTAATGTCAATATTACCCTTTTATTTTCTATCGAAAGCTACGAGGCAGTGGCAAATGCATATATCCGGGCGCTTGAACGCCGGATGGCAGAAGGCAAACCGATACAATATGTTACCTCGGTGGCTAGTTTTTTTCTTAGTCGGATAGACACCCTTACCGATCAGCTCCTTGGCCATTTGATTAAACCAGAACGAAGTCAGGAGCAAACACCAAAACCGGAAAAATTACTGGGAAAAGCAGCCATTGCCAGTGCGAAACTAGCCTACCAGAGTTTCAAGAGAATTTTTAGTGGGGACCGATGGGAGAAGCTTGTGGAAAAAGGGGCAAGGGTTCAGCGCCCACTATGGGCTAGCACAAGCACTAAAAATCCATTCTATCATGATCTTTGCTACGTAGAACCTCTTATCGGACCTAATACCGTAAACACCATGCCTGCGGTAACGATTAAAGCCTTTGCTGATCATGGCATTATTGTTGGAAACTCCGTTGAAGCTGATAGCGATAAAGCACAGCAGACATTGAATGATCTCAGAGAGGTCGGTATAGATCTGGATTTTGTTACCCGCCAACTGGTCAACGAAGGCATCCAAAAGTTCATCGACCCATATAATGCTCTTATGAAAACACTTGCACATATGCGCCAGAAATTCCTTACTCATAGCATCGCCCGTCAAGCGATTAACTATGGAGAATTAGGGTCAATAATTCCTGCAATTTATAGTTCAATGGATGATCAGCAGTTTGTAAGGCGCTTATTTGCAAAGGATCCATTGTTATGGAAATCAGATCCAGAACAGATAAAGTCTATCCGCAATCGGCTTGGCTGGCTCGATAGCATTAGGGAGTTTTGCAGGAAGGCTGAGGGTATTAAAAAATTTGCTGACGAGGTCAAGAACGATAATTTCAGCCATGTGGTCTTGCTTGGCATGGGTGGCAGTAGTCTTTGTCCGGAAGTTTGCCGGGAAACATTCGGATCGGCAACAGGCTGGCCTCAACTTGTAGTTCTCGACAACACAGACCCAACTGCTGTGCAGGATGTAGAATCACAAATCAATATAACCAGCACATTATTCCTCGTCTCCAGTAAATCAGGCACTACAACGGAAACAACATGTTTCTATACCTATTTTTATGAACAGGTTAAGCAGTCCGGTAAAGAAAACCCCGGTAAGCATTTTGTTGCCATTACCGATCCAGGTTCTTCCCTCGTAAAAGAAGCGCACACGAAAGGATTTCGGTATATTTTTGAAAATCCGGAAGACATTGGTGGCAGATATTCTGCCCTGTCCTATTTTGGCCTTGTACCGATGGCATTGATTGGAATAGACATTCTGTCTATACTCGACAATGCATATCAGATGCAATTAAGTTGTGGCCCGGCTATTCCAACAGAAAGCAATCCGGGTGCAACCTTGGGGGCTCTTCTCGGTATGTGTCATCGATATTCCCGAAATAAGATAACCTTTGTGTTCTCAGAGTCTGTAGATGCTTTCGGTAGTTGGGTGGAACAGCTTCTGGCCGAGAGTACCGGAAAAGAAGGACAGGGATTGGTGCCGGTAATTGGTGAACCCCTTGGTTCCCCGGAAGTCTACAACAATGACCGTATATTCATATACCTCTATACCATTGATCAGGAAAATAAGGATATAAAAGAGAAACTCCTTGCTTTAGAAAAGTCTGGTCATCCGGTTGTTCGTATTGAACTTCGGAATATGATGAACCTTGGTGCAGAGTTTTATCGCTGGGAATTAGTAACTGCAGTGGCCAGTGCAGTTATAGGGATTAATCCTTTTGATGAGCCAAACGTTGCAGAAAGCAAAAAAAATACGAATGATTTATTGAGCGAATGGAAGCAAAAAGGCAGCTTCAGTGAAGGACAACCTGCCATTGAAGCTGAAGGTTTAGCTGTCTACTGTGATAATTCTCAGAAATGGCTATCCCATATCAAACAAGACTCTCTGAGTCAATTTCTTAATACATTTCTTTCTTTGGCAAGGTCTAGGGACTATATTACCTTATTGCCGTATTTTCTCTATACTCCAAAGCAAAACGGAATATTGCAAACCCTACGCCATAAACTTCGCAACCATTACAAGGTAGCTACCACATTAGGATATGGTCCGCGATATCTTCATTCAACAGGTCAGCTCCATAAAGGAGGCCCGGACACAGGTATATTTATTCTCTTTACTGCTGATACCGATAAGGATATTCAAATCCCAGGAGAGTCCTGGAGTTTTGCGGTTTTACAGCGCGGACAGGCATTGGGCGATTTCCGGTCTCTCAATAACAAAGGGCGTCGTTTAATCCGCATACATCTGGGGAAAGATATCGAACAGGGGTTGAAAAAGATAGATGAGCTTTTATAG
- the tkt gene encoding transketolase has protein sequence MKELDNMPLDDLCINTIRTLAMDAIQKANSGHPGTPMALAPLAYILWTRFLRFNPRNPDWFNRDRFVLSNGHASMLQYAVLYLTGYDLSLDDIKNFRQWDSKTPGHPEYRFTPGIETTTGPLGQGIMNSVGMAIAEAHLASVFNRKGYEIVDHFTYAFCSDGDLMEGASHEAASIAGHLGLSKLIWVYDDNHISIEGATELTYSDDVAKRFEGYHWHVQNLGEKANDLEALTKAFSLAQEETERPSLIIVRSHIAYGAPNMQDTPESHGSPLGEEEVALTKKFYGWPENEKFFVPKQVLEHMHTAIVRGKELEEAWQEKFNTYKKVYPELAERFEAALHGRLPQDWDQNIPDFKPSDGPMSTRDASGKVMNAFASKISWFIGGSGDLSPSTKTLIKNSNYLEKGDYANRNIAWGVREHVMCSASSGIALHGGVLPFASTFFIFTDYARPAIRLAALMELPVIYLMTHDSIGLGEDGPTHQPVEHLVSLRAMPNMCVIRPADANEVAYAWRVAMVRKAGPTMLVLSRQNLSIFDRHKVASAEGTLKGAYVLSKEKGDHPDIILIGTGSEVQLILQAQEKLALGGVDARVVSMPSWELFREQPQNYRDKVLPPNVKARLSVEAGSPLGWRDWVGDIGDSIGLTKYGASAPYKDIFKQYGFTVENVVSKAKDLVKNIS, from the coding sequence ATGAAAGAGTTAGATAACATGCCTTTAGATGACCTTTGCATTAATACCATCCGTACCCTTGCTATGGATGCTATACAAAAGGCAAATTCCGGCCACCCTGGAACACCCATGGCGTTAGCGCCTTTAGCTTATATACTTTGGACAAGATTTCTTCGGTTTAATCCCAGGAACCCTGACTGGTTTAACCGCGATCGTTTTGTGTTATCCAATGGTCATGCATCGATGCTGCAGTACGCTGTATTATATCTGACAGGCTATGATCTGTCACTCGATGATATAAAAAATTTCCGCCAATGGGATAGTAAGACTCCCGGACATCCGGAATATCGTTTTACACCAGGAATCGAGACTACCACAGGCCCGCTCGGTCAGGGTATCATGAACTCTGTAGGAATGGCTATTGCCGAGGCACATCTTGCATCGGTATTTAATCGCAAAGGATATGAAATTGTAGATCACTTTACCTATGCGTTTTGCAGTGATGGTGATTTAATGGAAGGTGCTTCTCATGAAGCAGCATCTATCGCAGGACATTTAGGACTTTCCAAATTAATTTGGGTTTATGATGACAATCACATTAGCATTGAAGGGGCTACAGAACTAACCTATTCCGATGATGTAGCTAAACGATTCGAGGGTTACCATTGGCACGTGCAAAATCTGGGGGAAAAGGCAAATGATCTCGAGGCCTTGACCAAAGCTTTCTCTCTTGCACAAGAAGAAACTGAACGGCCCTCTCTGATTATTGTTCGTTCACATATTGCTTATGGCGCACCCAATATGCAGGATACACCGGAATCGCATGGGTCCCCCCTGGGAGAAGAAGAAGTTGCATTAACGAAAAAATTTTATGGCTGGCCTGAGAATGAAAAGTTCTTCGTCCCAAAACAGGTACTCGAACATATGCATACAGCCATTGTCAGAGGTAAAGAATTAGAAGAAGCGTGGCAGGAAAAGTTCAATACCTATAAGAAAGTTTACCCGGAACTTGCTGAAAGATTCGAGGCAGCCCTCCATGGGCGGCTTCCCCAGGATTGGGATCAAAATATTCCAGATTTTAAACCCTCCGACGGGCCTATGTCAACGCGTGATGCATCGGGAAAAGTAATGAATGCATTCGCAAGTAAGATTTCCTGGTTCATTGGTGGTAGCGGGGATTTATCGCCTTCTACAAAAACATTGATTAAGAATTCAAACTACCTGGAAAAAGGAGATTATGCCAACCGCAATATTGCATGGGGTGTAAGAGAACACGTAATGTGTAGTGCAAGTTCCGGTATTGCTCTGCATGGGGGCGTCCTGCCATTTGCCTCAACGTTTTTTATCTTCACAGATTACGCCAGGCCTGCTATACGGCTTGCAGCGCTCATGGAATTACCGGTAATTTACCTTATGACGCATGATTCTATCGGGCTGGGTGAGGATGGCCCCACCCATCAGCCGGTTGAACATCTTGTCTCACTAAGGGCTATGCCGAATATGTGTGTCATACGTCCTGCTGATGCCAATGAAGTTGCATATGCCTGGCGTGTGGCCATGGTACGCAAGGCAGGTCCTACGATGTTGGTACTCAGCCGGCAAAATCTGTCCATATTCGATCGTCACAAGGTTGCCAGCGCAGAAGGAACTTTAAAAGGCGCCTATGTCTTATCAAAAGAGAAGGGAGACCATCCCGATATTATCCTGATTGGTACCGGATCAGAAGTACAGCTTATCCTTCAGGCACAGGAAAAGCTTGCTTTGGGAGGTGTTGATGCGCGTGTAGTAAGCATGCCGAGTTGGGAGCTTTTTCGGGAACAGCCACAAAACTATCGCGATAAAGTTTTACCTCCGAACGTAAAAGCCCGTCTTTCAGTTGAAGCTGGCTCTCCTCTGGGCTGGCGGGATTGGGTTGGCGATATAGGAGATAGTATCGGCTTAACGAAATATGGTGCTAGCGCACCCTATAAAGATATTTTTAAACAGTATGGTTTCACGGTTGAAAATGTAGTTTCCAAAGCAAAGGATCTTGTGAAAAATATTTCGTAA